The following coding sequences are from one Lycium ferocissimum isolate CSIRO_LF1 chromosome 3, AGI_CSIRO_Lferr_CH_V1, whole genome shotgun sequence window:
- the LOC132049183 gene encoding bZIP transcription factor 17-like yields MGDDSIPADPLNLTGDEFDGLPVPPLDPTYFTQHMSAPDQDFPMEFQQHDFMLDDLDFDLSFDDFFLNPPNSDDDAFINPNYLADCVGSDQGSDPDQKDPNWLGQPESQPIGDFDDSKGILHPGSNSGQINPNCQLIGDFDESSRDLKSSSAELSNFAGNQAVGGVMVMDTSSPELRQSSNSSGVSIGVSPLLDQVSGDVSGFLNVPSPESNGSNHEGSLESRSDNKGLNDAKVLNCHSPESQGSGNCGSNLSEGLNYLSDSNKSVHSSPNLGNNSIKSGVVEQKFKLEGVNANICNSSSSSLLKRKKVSEDSNTVSKLQKSTNFSLSDNVNNDEDEKKIARLIRNRESAQLSRQRKKHYVEELEDKVRMMHSTIQDLNAKISYMMAENATLRGQMGGSGVPPQVPPPPGMYPQTPVMYPWMPYAPPYMMKPQGSQVPLVPIPKLKPQAAAAAPKSSKKGEKKKSEVKTKKVASISFLGVLFFMLLFGGLVPLLNVRYGGTREPFLSGDSFGSGFYEKHHGRVLSVDGPVNGSGYSGKYGGQDYSSHCGPGGRGESNQQNINKAADEFVHVGNGSDPLAASLYVPRNDKLVKIDGNLIIQSVLASEKAMASHGSPDKNNKETGLAVPGDLAPAIPGSHPRLYQGQRALGSGEKENGKSTMQQWFLEGVAGPLLSSGMCTEVFQFDVSSSAPGGIVPATNARNLSIEERQNDTRVHRNRRILNGPSVSLSRSSHNISKEQTGKQENFSGNKSLSSMVVSVLVDPREAGDGDGDGMMGPKSLSRIFVVVLIDSVKYVTYSCMLPFKGSAPLVTT; encoded by the exons atGGGTGATGATTCGATACCTGCCGATCCACTGAACCTTACCGGAGACGAATTCGATGGTCTTCCTGTACCACCACTCGACCCTACCTATTTTACCCAACACATGAGCGCACCAGATCAAGATTTTCCAATGGAATTCCAACAACATGATTTCATGCTTGATGACCTTGATTTCGATTTATCATTCGATGATTTCTTCCTTAATCCTCctaatagtgatgatgatgccTTTATTAACCCTAATTACCTGGCCGATTGTGTCGGGTCGGATCAGGGTTCTGACCCCGATCAGAAGGACCCGAATTGGTTAGGCCAACCTGAGAGTCAACCGATTGGGGATTTTGATGATTCGAAGGGGATTTTACATCCGGGTTCAAATTCGGGTCAGATAAACCCTAATTGTCAATTAATTGGGGATTTTGACGAATCTTCTAGAGATCTCAAGTCATCATCAGCGGAATTGAGCAATTTTGCAG GTAATCAGGCAGTTGGAGGTGTTATGGTAATGGACACGTCATCACCGGAGCTTCGTCAGAGTTCGAATAGCTCGGGAGTTTCGATTGGTGTGTCACCGTTGTTGGACCAGGTTTCTGGCGATGTATCCGGTTTCTTGAACGTGCCATCACCGGAGTCCAATGGATCCAACCACGAGGGTTCTTTGGAGTCTAGGAGTGATAACAAAGGTTTGAATGATGCTAAGGTTTTGAATTGTCATTCACCGGAGTCGCAGGGTTCGGGCAATTGTGGTTCCAATCTCTCAGAAGGGCTGAATTATCTATCAGATTCGAACAAATCGGTACATTCTTCTCCGAATTTAGGAAATAATTCGATAAAAAGTGGAGTTGTGGAACAGAAGTTTAAATTAGAGGGTGTGAATGCTAATATATGTAACTCTAGCTCTAGCTCCCtgttgaaaaggaaaaaggttAGTGAAGATTCTAATACCGTAAGCAAACTCCAAAAATCGACTAATTTTTCGTTGAGTGATAATGTTaataatgatgaagatgaaaagAAGATAGCTAGATTGATTAGGAATAGGGAGAGTGCTCAATTGTCGAGGCAAAGAAAGAAGCATTATGTTGAGGAATTAGAGGATAAAGTTAGAATGATGCATTCAACAATTCAAGATCTGAATGCTAAGATATCATATATGATGGCGGAAAATGCAACTCTAAGGGGACAGATGGGAGGTAGTGGTGTACCTCCGCAAGTGCCACCACCCCCTGGGATGTATCCCCAGACTCCTGTGATGTATCCGTGGATGCCGTATGCACCACCTTATATGATGAAGCCACAAGGATCACAAGTGCCGTTGGTTCCCATTCCAAAGTTGAAACCACAGGCTGCAGCGGCCGCACCAAAAAGTAGCAAGAAaggggagaaaaagaagagtgAGGTGAAAACTAAGAAGGTCGCGAGTATTAGTTTCCTTGGCGTGTTGTTCTTCATGCTGCTCTTTGGTGGGTTGGTTCCTTTGTTGAATGTGAGATATGGGGGAACAAGGGAACCGTTTTTGAGTGGAGATTCTTTTGGGAGTGGATTTTACGAAAAACATCATGGAAGAGTCTTGTCTGTTGACGGGCCTGTGAATGGGAGTGGTTATTCTGGGAAATACGGTGGACAAGATTATAGCTCACATTGTGGCCCGGGGGGTCGGGGTGAAAGCAATCAGCAAAATATTAATAAGGCTGCAGATGAGTTTGTTCATGTGGGCAATGGCAGCGACCCTCTAGCAGCGTCTTTGTATGTCCCGAGGAATGATAAACTTGTTAAGATTGACGGGAACTTGATAATTCAGTCTGTATTGGCAAGTGAGAAAGCCATGGCATCTCATGGAAGTCCTGATAAGAACAATAAAGAGACAGGCCTCGCTGTTCCTGGAGATTTAGCCCCTGCTATCCCAGGAAGCCATCCTCGCCTTTATCAAGGACAACGGGCTCTTGGGTCTGGGGAGAAGGAGAATGGAAAGTCAACTATGCAGCAGTGGTTCCTTGAAGGTGTTGCCG GACCTTTGTTGAGTTCAGGCATGTGTACAGAAGTATTCCAGTTTGATGTGTCATCTTCTGCTCCAGGAGGCATAGTTCCTGCTACTAATGCGAGAAACTTATCTATAGAAGAAAGGCAGAATGACACGCGTGTCCACAGAAATAGAAGGATCCTCAATGGTCCTTCCGTTTCCCTTTCTAGATCGTCTCACAACATTTCGAAAGAACAAACTGGAAAGCAAGAAAACTTCAGTGGAAACAAGTCACTTTCGTCCATGGTTGTATCTGTTCTCGTTGATCCGAGAGAGGCAGGTGATGGTGACGGTGATGGCATGATGGGTCCCAAGTCCCTCTCTCGGATATTCGTTGTTGTGCTGATCGACAGTGTCAAGTATGTCACCTATTCTTGCATGCTTCCATTTAAAGGATCTGCTCCTCTGGTGACTACCTGA